A genomic stretch from Asterias rubens chromosome 7, eAstRub1.3, whole genome shotgun sequence includes:
- the LOC117292434 gene encoding L-xylulose reductase-like isoform X2, whose protein sequence is MTFNFMICQRNGIGRGTAKMLAKCGAEVFALSRTQADLDSLKQEVPSINTICVDLGDQEKTQSLVEAIGPIDLLVNNAAIASLSPFLEVTAKSFTDMMDINVRAVIQVSQIAARTMIARGCGGSIVNVSSQASLLGLTGHTVYSATKAAVDSLTKTMVMELGPHKIRVNSVNPTVVLTDMGKVGWSDPKRADPMKARIPLGRFAEVDEVVSAIVFMLSDHSAMVNGTVLPIDGGFLAVGL, encoded by the exons ATGACTTTTAATTTTATGATATGCCAACGCAATG GTATTGGAAGAGGTACAGCCAAAATGCTTGCCAAATGTGGGGCGGAAGTCTTTGCACTCAGCAGAACCCAAGCTGACCTGGATAGCCTTAAACAAGAG GTTCCATCAATAAATACTATTTGCGTGGATCTTGGCGATCAGGAGAAGACCCAGTCATTAGTGGAGGCTATTGGACCAATTGACCTTTTGGTCAATAATGCAGCCATTGCTTCATTGTCACCGTTTCTTGAGGTCACTGCAAAATCATTTACCGA CATGATGGACATAAATGTTAGAGCAGTCATACAAGTATCTCAg ATTGCAGCCCGCACAATGATTGCTAGAGGGTGTGGGGGTTCTATAGTTAATGTCTCAAGCCAAGCATCGCTATTGGGTCTTACAGGCCATACAGTGTACA GTGCAACTAAAGCAGCAGTAGATTCACTAACAAAGACCATGGTGATGGAGCTTGGACCTCACAAG ATCCGAGTGAATTCTGTGAACCCAACAGTAGTTCTGACTGACATGGGTAAAGTTGGTTGGTCCGATCCCAAAAGAGCAGACCCAATGAAGGCACGTATCCCATTGGGCAGATTTGCAG AGGTTGATGAAGTTGTCAGTGCGATAGTGTTCATGTTGAGTGACCACAGTGCAATGGTCAATGGGACCGTTCTACCAATTGATGGAGGATTTCTTGCAGTTGGATTATAG
- the LOC117292434 gene encoding L-xylulose reductase-like isoform X1 produces MDFRFDGKRALVTGAGKGIGRGTAKMLAKCGAEVFALSRTQADLDSLKQEVPSINTICVDLGDQEKTQSLVEAIGPIDLLVNNAAIASLSPFLEVTAKSFTDMMDINVRAVIQVSQIAARTMIARGCGGSIVNVSSQASLLGLTGHTVYSATKAAVDSLTKTMVMELGPHKIRVNSVNPTVVLTDMGKVGWSDPKRADPMKARIPLGRFAEVDEVVSAIVFMLSDHSAMVNGTVLPIDGGFLAVGL; encoded by the exons ATGGATTTCCGATTCGATGGAAAAAGAGCACTTGTTACAGGAGCTGGTAAAG GTATTGGAAGAGGTACAGCCAAAATGCTTGCCAAATGTGGGGCGGAAGTCTTTGCACTCAGCAGAACCCAAGCTGACCTGGATAGCCTTAAACAAGAG GTTCCATCAATAAATACTATTTGCGTGGATCTTGGCGATCAGGAGAAGACCCAGTCATTAGTGGAGGCTATTGGACCAATTGACCTTTTGGTCAATAATGCAGCCATTGCTTCATTGTCACCGTTTCTTGAGGTCACTGCAAAATCATTTACCGA CATGATGGACATAAATGTTAGAGCAGTCATACAAGTATCTCAg ATTGCAGCCCGCACAATGATTGCTAGAGGGTGTGGGGGTTCTATAGTTAATGTCTCAAGCCAAGCATCGCTATTGGGTCTTACAGGCCATACAGTGTACA GTGCAACTAAAGCAGCAGTAGATTCACTAACAAAGACCATGGTGATGGAGCTTGGACCTCACAAG ATCCGAGTGAATTCTGTGAACCCAACAGTAGTTCTGACTGACATGGGTAAAGTTGGTTGGTCCGATCCCAAAAGAGCAGACCCAATGAAGGCACGTATCCCATTGGGCAGATTTGCAG AGGTTGATGAAGTTGTCAGTGCGATAGTGTTCATGTTGAGTGACCACAGTGCAATGGTCAATGGGACCGTTCTACCAATTGATGGAGGATTTCTTGCAGTTGGATTATAG
- the LOC117292353 gene encoding uncharacterized protein LOC117292353, translating to MPAKRPASSDQLNPCEEYVDEFSGDLDNWREGDVCISPAPSFRRAKPRPRHGQARVPEWVLHELERPTCPNQSQRANDIVTRHEERRSVARHMLSSSIPSPPPPMSHTRDEFDYSSDFTEEDDEDTLLVGSTCRRVLTKISSDCDEMLPSPDADDEDDDYEIKQLMKRRGKRFTKGTTTTQSTDLGRQSRGDGARTAAKKPKAAGSMVQDQIADGRNVIPHQRLLDPWKLPPIANLTKKGPVNLIHTTATNSSMTVHDTGLLIISASEEMLLKSIQAKTRRRKKLERRHNKKRKTENK from the exons ATGCCTGCCAAGCGTCCAGCTAGCAGTGACCAACTCAACCCATGTGAAGAGTACGTGGATGAGTTCAGTGGAGATTTGGATAATTGGCGGGAAGGCG ATGTATGCATCTCACCTGCACCCAGCTTCAGGCGAGCTAAGCCTCGACCACGTCATGGCCAAGCTCGAGTACCAGAATGGGTTTTGCATGAGCTTGAACGACCCACCTGTCCTAACCAAAGTCAACGAGCCAATGACATCGTTACAAGGCATGAAGAGAGACGCAGTGTTGCGAGGCACATGCTCTCCTCGTCGATACCATCTCCTCCACCCCCAATGAGTCACACTCGGGATGAGTTTGATTACTCCAGTGATTTCACCGAAGAAGATGACGAGGATACACTGTTGGTGGGGAGTACATGTCGACGAGTCCTGACTAAGATAAGCTCCGATTGTGATGAGATGCTACCATCACCAGATgctgatgatgaagatgacgaTTACGAGATAAAACAACTAATGAAGAGGAGAGGCAAACGGTTTACCAAAGGAACCACTACTACGCAATCAACAGATCTGGGGAGGCAGAGTCGTGGGGACGGAGCACGAACTGCAGCAAAGAAACCTAAAGCTGCAGGAAGTATGGTCCAGGATCAGATTGCCGACGGTAGAAATGTCATCCCACACCAGCGATTACTGGACCCATGGAAATTACCTCCGATCGCCAACCTGACGAAAAAGGGCCCGGTAAATCTTATCCACACTACCGCTACAAACTCCAGTATGACTGTTCATGATACAGGCCTACTTATCATAAGTGCCTCGGAGGAAATGTTACTAAAATCTATTCAAGCAAAGACCAGACGTCGCAAGAAGCTTGAAAGGAGGCACAACAAAAAGCGGAAAACAGAGAACAAGTAG